The Levilactobacillus namurensis genomic interval GAATCTCGACGCCTTCCTTAGCTTCGATGGCTTGGTGCAGCCCATCGGAGTAACGCCGACCTTCCATGACCCGTCCGGTAAAGGAATCAACGATCAAGACTTCGCCGTCTTGAACCACGTAGTCCTTATCCCGTAACATAATAAAGTTGGCCCGTAAGGCTTGGTCCATATGGTGGGTCAAGGCCGTATTATCCGTGTCGTATAAGTTCTTTAAGTTGAAGTATTTTTCAGCCTTTTCGATCCCAGTGTCGGTCAACGCCACCGTCTTGGATTCCAAGTCGATCTTAAAGTCTTCTTTTTCGTGTAAGGTCTTCGCGAACCGGTCCACCCGCTTGTACAGTTGGCTGGTCCCTTCAGATTGGCCGGAAATGATCAATGGCGTCCGGGCTTCATCAATCAAGATGGAGTCCACTTCGTCGACAATGGCGAAGTTCAATGGCCGTTGCACCATATCTTCTTTGTAGACCACCATGTTGTCCCGCAGGTAATCGAACCCGATTTCCCCGTTGGTGGAGTAAGTGATGTCGGCGTTGTAAGCTTCGCGCTTTTCATCTGGCGTCTTTTCAGCGGAGTTCAACCCCACCGTTAAGCCCATCCAGTTGTACAACTCGCCCATTTCCGTGGCATCCCGCGCGGACAGGTATTCGTTAACCGTCACCACGTGGACCCCTTTACCCGCAATCGCATTTAAGTATACGGGCATGGTCGCGGTCAAGGTCTTCCCTTCACCGGTCTTCATTTCAGCAATGTTACCTTCGTGCAGGACGATTCCCCCCATGATTTGAACATGGAATGGGTACAGGCCAAGCACCCGGCGAGCACCTTCCCGACATGCAGCAAAGGCCTCAGGTAACAGGTCGTCCAAGGTTTCGCCGTTTTGATAGCGCTGCTTAAATTCTGGTGTTTTGGCCTTCAAATCATCATCTGAAAGCTGTGCATATTCATCAGCGTAGGCACCAACCTTATCCGCTAACTTACTTAGGCGTCGTAAAGTCCGGCGATCACTTTCGACCCATCGTTTCAAAATATTTGCCATGTGAGAATTCCCTTCAGTACATTGTTTAATCGTTATATTTAAAAGTTACCGATACTTTTGCGATAAATCAACCTACATTTTAACACTATCCCAGCTAAGATGGAACTCTCGGACCCGGTTAACGAAATATAAACCGTTTTCTTTTGCGATTTGTTCCGAAAATCGGCATCCCCGTTACGCGGGCGTTTTCCCTCAACAAAAAACGCCCGGGAACCCTGTCCCGGACGCCTTGATTATTCTCAAAACTGATTAAGCTTCGTCGCCGGCTTCGATCAAGCCGTAACGACCGTCGTTCCGACGGTAGACGATGCTGACGCCATCGGTCTCAGCATCTTGGTAGATAAAGAAGTCATGCCCTAACATGTCCATCTGCAAGATGGCTTCTTCATTGTCCATTGGCTTCAGCGAAACCCGCTTCGTCCGAACAACTTGGAGATCGTTACTGTCGTCACTGGCCTTGTCGTCCGTGTCAGCTGGCACAAAGTCAAGGTTCTTGTAGCCCTTCTCACGTGACTTCCGGTTGACCTTAGTCTTGAACTTCCGAATCTGCCGTTCCAGCTTGTCCGTAACCAGATCAACACTGGCGTACAGGTCTGGTGAGGTTTCTTCAGCCCGTAAAGTCAAGTATGGGAGCGGGATGGTTACTTCAACCTTAGCCGTCTTGTTTTGGTAGACCTTCAGGTTGACATGCGCAATTGCCTCAACGTTGTTTTCGAAATATTTCTCTAACTTGCTGATGCGCTTCTGAACGTAATCCCGGATTGCGTCAGTAACTTCGATGTTTTCACCACGAATATTAAATGTGAGCATAAAACTTCTCTCCCTTCAGCCAAGAGATTGCTTGGCTTGCTTAGCACTAGAAGGACCACTCTTCGGTGCTTTGCTTACTATTATTATAATAGAAAGCGCTTCGATAGACAATTATTCTACCTAACCTTTTTGGCCCATCAACGCGCCAAAGTCAAGCCGGTAACCGTTTTCGCGCCGCCCAAATAAATTTGTTGGGCCGCGTGCCGAATCGTGCGACCGGTGGTGTAGACGTCATCTAGGAGTAAGACCCGTTGATTCTGTAGGACCGTTGCCGCGTTAGGGGCTAGTTGAAAGGGTTGCTGGGTCTGTAAGCGTTCCTGGCGCGTCTTACTGGATTGGAGTCGGGATTTCGTTGCTTCCCGCACCACCA includes:
- the hpf gene encoding ribosome hibernation-promoting factor, HPF/YfiA family, coding for MLTFNIRGENIEVTDAIRDYVQKRISKLEKYFENNVEAIAHVNLKVYQNKTAKVEVTIPLPYLTLRAEETSPDLYASVDLVTDKLERQIRKFKTKVNRKSREKGYKNLDFVPADTDDKASDDSNDLQVVRTKRVSLKPMDNEEAILQMDMLGHDFFIYQDAETDGVSIVYRRNDGRYGLIEAGDEA